The DNA window CTGCCAGGTGGACGACGGAGCGCGGATCGTCACCGCATAGAGCACTCGCCACTCCACGCAGGGAGATGAATCATGGGCATCGGAGTCGGCATCGTCGGATTGGGCATGTTCGGCGCGTCGTGGATTCACCACTACAAGATCCATCCGGACGTCGAACGTCTGGCGCTCTGCGACCTGCGCGCGGACGTCCTCGCCGC is part of the Candidatus Poribacteria bacterium genome and encodes:
- a CDS encoding gfo/Idh/MocA family oxidoreductase, translating into MGIGVGIVGLGMFGASWIHHYKIHPDVERLALCDLRADVLAA